The Methanosarcina barkeri str. Wiesmoor DNA segment GCTAGGGATGCAGGACTTGAAGACACTCTTAATGAAGGAGGGCCTTATACTGTTTTCGCTCCTACTGACATAGCTTTTGAAAACCTTCCAGAAGGCATGCTTGATGACCTTCGTAATGATAAAGAAAGGCTGAACCTTGTGTTGGTCTATCATGTGATCAATGGAGAATACAGGGCCACAGATCTTAAAAATATTAATTCTCTGGCTTCTTTCCTGAAGACCGAAAAGCTAGCTGTGAATACTACAACTGACGGAATGATAATGGTAGGAGATGCAACTGTAATAGAGTCTGATATTATTGCAGGTAATGGAGTAATACATGGAATTGATAAAGTATTGATTCCATTATAAGTCTGAAATAGAAATCCGGAATAGAAGCAAAGCTTATGTTGATTCAAGATCAATGTTGATTTAAAGATCACTTTGATTTGTTTCTTTAATTCTTTTTTACCTTACTTCTTAGATTTATCTGTCAGTCAGCTTTCTGTCAGTTAACTTTTGTTCAGTTTTGCTAGTCAATTATTATTCTGTTCTATTAGTCAAGCTTTAATTCAGTCTCGTCGATCAGGCTTTTATTTCGTCTGATTGCTCACAAACATTAAGACAATTGCATAGAATAATCTAGGATCTCTCTCACTCATGGAAAAAACTCAAATTAAGTACAAAAAATTATTTTCAGCACTGGCGTTTGCCAAAAATTAATATGCGGGTTTCATAGATTCACCCGTTCCCTGTACCCGAAATTAACACTGTAATCGAGGTAATAGATAACTTCTGGCTCAATTTTTATCATGATACTCTCCGGGTCAGGGGGCATGTCTGCAGCAACCGGAAATTTGGCTACCATTATTTCCCCTACTTCTCGTAATTCACTTTCATCAGTAACTATTGATGCCTTGCCTTCAATCTGAAGGGCCTGTATCTCAAACCAATCTGGATCATCCTCATCGATAGTATATGCTACATGAGGGTTTTGCACAATATTCTGGACTTTTCGGGTATTCTTATTGGTTGCCACGTATACGGTAGCGCCTTTAGATACATATGCCATTGTATGGGCCATTGGCCTGCCCTGCGGACTTACGGTTGCAAGGTTCAGGTAGTAATGATCTGAAAGGTACTCGTAAATCTTATCTTTAAGCTTTTCTGCCATAGTCCCCACCAAAATTTATATAGCTCTCAGCTAAAACCCCATTTGATTGGATTTTTACCCAGGGTCTGCCATAATACTGTAAATTCGGTATAGTCTTTCTAATCCCGCGATATATTTCCAATCTTGATACAATTTCCAACTCTGTAATACGTCCTAAGTCGTGTAATAAATTAAGT contains these protein-coding regions:
- a CDS encoding fasciclin domain-containing protein, whose product is MGEESAIPTEGATPNVTEQVDESVGRDIGEGSLSGQEDTSLAEGKEVIIPGEENSSQGITDEENSGQGNETSSENQASDKNQTIIQTAEEAGYTTFASLARDAGLEDTLNEGGPYTVFAPTDIAFENLPEGMLDDLRNDKERLNLVLVYHVINGEYRATDLKNINSLASFLKTEKLAVNTTTDGMIMVGDATVIESDIIAGNGVIHGIDKVLIPL
- a CDS encoding pyridoxamine 5'-phosphate oxidase family protein; the encoded protein is MAEKLKDKIYEYLSDHYYLNLATVSPQGRPMAHTMAYVSKGATVYVATNKNTRKVQNIVQNPHVAYTIDEDDPDWFEIQALQIEGKASIVTDESELREVGEIMVAKFPVAADMPPDPESIMIKIEPEVIYYLDYSVNFGYRERVNL